The Clostridium sp. AWRP genome has a window encoding:
- the folK gene encoding 2-amino-4-hydroxy-6-hydroxymethyldihydropteridine diphosphokinase, giving the protein MDVIYVEDLEVYAYHGVNQAEKDMGQRFLISLQIFLNLSEAGKSDDLSKTINYAKLCCEVEEEFKRKKYNLIEKSAESLASFILKKYTEVERVTVKIKKPWAPIGKPLKWVAVEINRCWHTAYISIGSNLGDKAKNIKDAIDIIDSSPYNNVTKISKLYETKPVGYLDQDNFLNGALEVKTLMEPGDLMDFLLEVEKKLKRERIIKWGPRTIDLDVILYDDLVTSEEKIIIPHPRMHERLFVLKPLSDIAPYVIHPVLNDRIINLTHELEKTQEL; this is encoded by the coding sequence ATGGATGTCATATATGTAGAGGATTTAGAAGTATATGCCTATCATGGTGTAAATCAAGCTGAAAAAGATATGGGGCAGAGGTTTCTTATATCACTGCAAATATTTTTAAATTTAAGTGAAGCAGGAAAAAGTGATGACCTGAGTAAAACTATTAATTACGCCAAATTATGCTGTGAAGTAGAGGAAGAATTTAAAAGAAAAAAATACAATCTTATTGAAAAGTCTGCAGAATCTCTAGCTAGTTTTATATTAAAAAAATATACAGAAGTAGAAAGAGTGACAGTCAAAATAAAAAAACCATGGGCACCTATAGGAAAGCCATTAAAGTGGGTAGCGGTAGAAATAAATAGGTGCTGGCATACAGCTTATATTTCAATTGGTTCTAATTTAGGTGATAAAGCAAAAAATATAAAAGATGCCATAGATATAATAGATTCTTCACCTTATAATAATGTAACAAAAATATCTAAATTGTATGAAACTAAACCTGTGGGATATTTAGATCAGGATAATTTTTTAAATGGTGCTCTAGAGGTTAAAACCTTAATGGAGCCCGGAGATTTAATGGATTTTTTGTTAGAGGTAGAGAAAAAATTAAAAAGAGAGAGAATAATAAAATGGGGACCTAGAACTATAGACTTGGATGTAATATTATATGATGATTTAGTTACATCAGAAGAAAAGATTATAATTCCCCATCCAAGAATGCATGAGAGATTATTCGTTTTAAAGCCATTATCAGATATTGCACCTTATGTTATTCATCCTGTTTTAAATGATAGAATTATAAATTTGACTCATGAATTAGAAAAAACACAAGAATTATAA
- a CDS encoding transposase has translation MLKILLYSYMNHSYSSREMETSCKRDVNFMCLLEC, from the coding sequence ATGCTGAAGATTTTACTTTATTCTTATATGAATCATAGCTATTCTTCTAGAGAAATGGAAACCTCTTGCAAAAGAGATGTAAATTTCATGTGCCTTCTAGAATGTTAA
- a CDS encoding TetR-like C-terminal domain-containing protein — MAPKTKISKADIITASLAIVRESGVEALNARSVAQKLNCSTQPIFSNYSTMEDLKTDVMQSAKQIYQQFIERGMEGSAYPPYKASGIYYIKFAREEKELFKLLFMRDRSQEEIKEEREDISKLLHLISANTGMSLDDAFMFHIEMWTYAHGIATMIATSYLDWQWDMISMMLTDAYEGMRERYKNKEGK; from the coding sequence ATGGCGCCGAAAACCAAAATATCCAAAGCTGATATTATAACGGCTTCTCTTGCTATTGTTCGCGAAAGTGGAGTAGAAGCCTTGAACGCCAGATCTGTGGCACAAAAACTAAACTGTTCCACACAGCCGATTTTCAGCAACTATTCCACGATGGAAGATTTAAAAACGGATGTAATGCAATCGGCAAAGCAGATTTATCAGCAATTTATTGAAAGAGGCATGGAAGGTTCCGCCTATCCGCCGTACAAAGCAAGTGGTATCTACTATATTAAATTTGCCAGAGAGGAAAAAGAACTGTTCAAACTGCTTTTTATGCGTGATCGGTCTCAGGAAGAAATAAAAGAGGAACGAGAGGACATTTCTAAACTTTTACACCTCATTTCAGCTAATACCGGAATGAGTTTGGATGATGCATTTATGTTTCATATTGAAATGTGGACCTATGCTCACGGAATTGCCACAATGATTGCTACATCCTACCTGGATTGGCAGTGGGATATGATCAGTATGATGTTGACCGACGCATACGAGGGCATGAGAGAACGATATAAAAATAAGGAGGGCAAGTAA
- a CDS encoding ABC transporter ATP-binding protein: protein MDAIVMSNLTKKYKDITAVNDLSLSIQTGELFSLLGVNGAGKTTTIKMLSCLTRPTSGDAVLNGKSITKDTQAVKSIISVSPQETAVAPNLTVKENLGLMAGAHGFSNEKAKAKITELIGQFGLHEIANKQAKKLSGGWQRKLSIAMALISEPQILFLDEPTLGLDVLARSDLWDIIRSFKGRITIILTTHYMEEAESLSDHIAIMKNGKLLFAGTADEIKIKAGTDRFEDAFVKLVKEGVQ from the coding sequence ATGGATGCGATTGTTATGAGTAACTTAACTAAAAAATATAAAGACATAACTGCTGTCAATGACCTAAGCTTATCAATTCAGACCGGAGAATTATTTTCACTTTTGGGTGTAAACGGAGCGGGTAAAACTACCACAATAAAAATGCTTTCATGTCTTACACGGCCTACAAGTGGCGATGCGGTATTGAATGGTAAAAGCATTACTAAAGATACGCAGGCAGTAAAGTCAATAATCTCTGTTTCACCACAAGAAACAGCTGTTGCACCTAATTTGACCGTAAAAGAGAATCTAGGGCTTATGGCAGGGGCTCATGGTTTTTCCAACGAAAAAGCTAAAGCCAAAATAACAGAACTGATTGGTCAATTTGGCTTACACGAAATTGCAAATAAGCAGGCAAAGAAACTTTCAGGCGGTTGGCAGCGTAAGCTTAGTATTGCAATGGCTTTGATTTCCGAACCGCAAATTTTGTTTTTAGATGAGCCAACGTTGGGACTGGACGTTTTGGCACGAAGCGATTTATGGGATATCATTCGTTCCTTTAAAGGAAGAATTACAATAATCTTGACAACGCACTATATGGAAGAAGCAGAATCACTTTCAGACCATATTGCCATTATGAAAAACGGTAAGCTCTTATTTGCAGGAACGGCCGATGAAATCAAAATTAAAGCCGGAACGGATCGATTTGAAGATGCTTTCGTGAAACTTGTCAAGGAGGGAGTGCAATGA
- a CDS encoding ABC transporter permease — protein MRMLSFFTRTAKEILRDPLNVALGIGFPLVVLLLLSEIQANIPISLFKIDKLVPGISVFGLSFMTLFSSMLIAKDRSSALIQRLYTTPLTASDYILGYALPLIPISLAQSVICYITAIFLGLKITINIVYAILFSIPIALFFITLGLLFGSIFNDKQVGGICGPILTNLAAWLSGTWFDLGLVGGLFKKIAYALPFVHAVELGRAVLGGNFEGIFPHIWWVFGYAGLTVVISILVFTRKMKIN, from the coding sequence ATGAGAATGCTTTCTTTTTTCACACGTACAGCAAAGGAAATCCTGCGTGACCCTTTAAATGTGGCATTAGGTATAGGATTCCCGTTAGTCGTCCTTCTGTTGTTGTCTGAGATACAGGCAAATATCCCTATCAGCCTTTTCAAGATAGACAAGCTTGTACCGGGAATATCTGTATTCGGGTTATCCTTTATGACGTTGTTTTCTTCGATGTTGATAGCAAAAGACCGGTCAAGTGCTTTGATTCAAAGATTATACACTACACCATTAACCGCAAGTGATTATATCTTGGGATATGCGCTCCCCCTTATTCCGATTTCATTGGCGCAAAGCGTAATTTGCTACATTACGGCCATCTTTTTAGGATTGAAGATTACTATAAACATTGTTTATGCGATTCTCTTTTCCATACCGATTGCGTTATTCTTTATTACATTAGGACTTCTGTTTGGAAGTATCTTTAATGACAAGCAGGTAGGTGGTATCTGCGGACCGATACTTACAAACTTAGCAGCATGGCTTTCAGGAACATGGTTTGATTTAGGACTTGTTGGAGGTCTATTTAAAAAAATAGCATATGCTTTACCGTTTGTGCATGCTGTTGAACTTGGACGAGCCGTTTTGGGGGGCAACTTTGAAGGAATATTCCCACATATATGGTGGGTGTTTGGATATGCTGGTTTGACTGTAGTCATATCCATCCTTGTATTCACCCGAAAGATGAAAATTAATTGA
- a CDS encoding AAA family ATPase, with the protein MAEKILKPPVEILYKEELAALKKKDDGIKPENWILSPKAVRKFILGSLEPLTYRNRKIYINKKFFGNDSLVERCIITLAGNRGLMLVGEPGTAKTMLSELLSAAICGCSTNTVQGTAGTTEDMIKYSWNYAMLLAKGPTSDAIVKAPLFVGMEKGIITRFEEITRCPSEIQDSLISILSDKVLNIPELGESEGLLFAKPGFNIIGTANTRDKGVNEMSSALKRRFNFETIFPIKDVSLEAKIIVNEVEKLKNQNNIKMEVDEDVAELLASTFHELREGISSNGIRIDKPSSVMSTAEAVSVYYQTMMTAYYYGDSKINLNSMAQNIMGAALKESRDDLEKIKSYFNVVVKSKAAEGGELWKSYYEARKWIK; encoded by the coding sequence ATGGCAGAAAAGATATTAAAACCTCCAGTAGAGATTTTATATAAAGAAGAACTTGCAGCTTTAAAGAAAAAGGATGATGGAATAAAACCAGAAAATTGGATACTGTCACCAAAGGCTGTGAGAAAATTTATACTCGGAAGTTTAGAACCTTTAACATATAGAAATAGAAAAATATACATAAATAAAAAGTTTTTTGGAAATGATTCTTTAGTTGAAAGATGTATTATAACCCTTGCAGGAAACAGGGGACTTATGCTTGTTGGAGAACCAGGTACTGCAAAAACAATGTTATCTGAGTTATTATCTGCGGCGATATGCGGCTGCAGCACTAACACTGTTCAAGGTACGGCTGGAACTACTGAAGATATGATTAAGTATTCATGGAATTATGCAATGCTTTTAGCAAAAGGACCAACATCTGATGCTATAGTTAAAGCACCACTTTTTGTTGGAATGGAGAAGGGAATTATCACGAGATTTGAAGAGATAACAAGGTGTCCATCAGAAATTCAAGATAGTTTAATAAGTATATTAAGTGATAAAGTACTTAACATACCAGAACTTGGTGAAAGTGAAGGACTACTATTTGCAAAACCTGGATTTAATATAATAGGTACTGCAAATACACGTGATAAAGGTGTTAATGAAATGAGTAGTGCTTTAAAAAGAAGATTTAATTTTGAAACCATATTTCCTATAAAAGATGTTTCACTAGAAGCAAAAATAATAGTAAATGAAGTTGAAAAACTTAAAAATCAAAACAATATAAAAATGGAAGTGGATGAGGATGTTGCAGAACTTTTGGCCTCAACTTTTCATGAACTTCGAGAAGGAATATCTTCAAATGGCATAAGGATAGATAAGCCTTCTTCAGTTATGAGTACGGCAGAAGCCGTATCTGTTTATTACCAGACAATGATGACAGCTTATTACTATGGAGATTCGAAGATTAACCTGAATTCTATGGCCCAAAATATAATGGGTGCTGCTTTAAAGGAAAGTAGAGATGATCTTGAGAAGATTAAAAGTTATTTTAATGTTGTAGTTAAATCAAAAGCTGCAGAAGGTGGGGAATTATGGAAAAGTTATTACGAAGCAAGGAAATGGATAAAATAA